Proteins found in one Phycodurus eques isolate BA_2022a chromosome 18, UOR_Pequ_1.1, whole genome shotgun sequence genomic segment:
- the slc30a1a gene encoding zinc transporter 1a: MACEPNRVRLLCMLSLTFVFFIVEVVVSRITASLSMLSDSFHMLSDVIALVVALVAVRFAEKTQATDKNTFGWIRAEVMGALVNAVFLTALCCTIVLEAIERFTEAHEIERPLVLAAVGFAGLLVNLLGLCLFHGHAGGGHGHSHGGKKGKSAKAHRAGNGTPGETNNLVGNHSGCGEASQTTDISPKESTEVQINGGAQYEEMEHESSSQLNMRGVFLHVLGDALGSVIVVINALIFIFVWQPCNKDEICINPCIESHATDHYHNNHTLLDLLEGPTASSTKVAGPCWVLYLDPTLCLIMVCILLYTTYPLLKESALILLQTVPKQINIHRLNERLLNLDGVLAIHELHVWQLAGSRIIATAHIKCHDPTSYMEVAKRIKDFFHNEGIHATTIQPEFVTFSSESQDSLCELSCRTQCAPKLCCGAGDKQNPATDKKAVVDLRAIGETSEPAAVPLVQPHVIVTSEVESSL, translated from the exons ATGGCTTGTGAACCCAATCGAGTCCGGCTGCTATGCATGCTCTCGTTGACTTTCGTCTTCTTCATCGTGGAGGTGGTGGTGAGCCGCATCACCGCATCCCTCTCGATGCTGTCGGACTCCTTTCACATGCTGTCGGACGTCATCGCCTTGGTCGTGGCTCTGGTGGCGGTGCGCTTCGCCGAGAAGACCCAAGCGACCGACAAGAACACGTTCGGCTGGATCCGGGCCGAGGTGATGGGGGCGCTGGTGAACGCCGTGTTCCTCACGGCGCTGTGCTGCACCATCGTGCTGGAGGCCATCGAGCGCTTCACCGAGGCCCATGAGATCGAACGGCCGCTGGTGCTCGCCGCTGTGGGCTTCGCGGGGCTTCTCGTCAACCTGCTCGGGCTGTGCTTGTTCCACGGGCACGCCGGCGGAGGACACGGACACTCGCACGGGGGGAAGAAGGGCAAAAGTGCCAAGGCTCACCGGGCTGGCAACGGAACTCCTGGAGAGACCAACAATCTAGTGGGGAACCACAGCGGCTGCGGGGAAGCATCGCAAACTACCG ACATCAGTCCTAAAGAGAGCACAGAGGTGCAGATCAACGGTGGCGCCCAGTACGAAGAGATGGAGCACGAGTCATCCTCGCAGCTCAACATGCGCGGAGTCTTCCTCCACGTGCTGGGCGACGCCCTGGGCTCTGTCATCGTCGTGATCAACGCTCTCATCTTCATCTTCGTGTGGCAGCCCTGCAACAAAGACGAAATCTGCATCAACCCGTGTATTGAAAGCCACgccaccgaccactatcacaaTAACCACACCCTGCTGGATCTCCTGGAGGGCCCCACGGCGTCCAGCACCAAGGTGGCGGGGCCCTGCTGGGTGCTCTACCTGGACCCCACGCTCTGCCTCATCATGGTGTGCATCCTGCTGTACACCACGTACCCGCTGCTCAAGGAGTCGGCCCTCATCCTGCTGCAGACAGTCCCCAAGCAAATCAACATCCATCGCCTCAACGAGCGTCTGCTGAATCTGGACGGGGTCCTGGCCATCCACGAACTGCACGTGTGGCAACTGGCGGGCAGCCGCATCATCGCCACGGCGCACATCAAGTGCCACGACCCCACGTCTTACATGGAGGTGGCCAAGCGAATCAAAGACTTCTTCCACAACGAGGGCATCCACGCCACTACCATCCAGCCTGAGTTCGTCACGTTCAGTTCCGAGTCCCAGGACTCCCTGTGCGAGCTCTCCTGCCGGACTCAATGCGCCCCCAAGCTGTGCTGCGGCGCCGGCGACAAGCAGAACCCCGCGACTGACAAGAAGGCGGTCGTCGACCTCAGGGCGATCGGCGAGACTTCGGAGCCGGCCGCCGTGCCTCTGGTGCAGCCGCATGTGATCGTCACGTCGGAGGTGGAGTCGTCTCTGTGA
- the nek2 gene encoding serine/threonine-protein kinase Nek2 codes for MPSSVGDYEVLLTIGSGSYGRCQKIRRKSDGKILVWKELDYGTMAESEKQMLVSEVNLLRELKHPNIVRYYDRIIDRTNTTLYIVMEYCEGGDLASLIARCIRERRYLDERFVLRVTVQLMLALKECHRRSDGRPTVLHRDLKPANIFLDVKHNVKLGDFGLARILNHDTSFAKTFVGTPYYMSPEQMNQMSYNEKSDIWSLGCLLYELCALSPPFTAYNQKELAVKIREGKFNRIPYRYTEEINTLLKKMLNLKDYLRPSVESILQSSLLAEAVGEEQRKVKRQLQRRSPASDGAPEKPAEASPSVAELRLREQALQEREKALQEREEMLERREYEMCVREHLAAEKLLRAESLLKNFHVEHQREQTPLHNNDIGVWEHCSPGKRRVHFAGANKENSQLYHSVTVPPRDYFVSRHAQILTDVEKACQILGFRI; via the exons ATGCCGTCCAGTGTTGGTGACTACGAGGTGCTGCTCACCATTGGGTCCGGTTCTTACGGAAGGTGTCAGAAAATAAGGCGGAAGTCTGACGGCAAA ATTCTGGTGTGGAAGGAGCTGGATTATGGCACAATGGCCGAGAGCGAGAAGCAGATGCTGGTGTCGGAGGTGAATCTCCTCAGGGAGTTGAAGCATCCCAACATCGTGAGATACTACGACCGCATCATCGACCGCACCAACACCACGCTGTACATCGTCATGGAGTACTGCGAGGGCGGCGACCTGGCCAGCCTCATTGCCCGATGCATCAGGGAAAG ACGTTATTTGGACGAAAGGTTCGTCCTGCGCGTCACGGTACAGCTCATGTTGGCGCTGAAGGAGTGCCACAGGCGGAGCGACGGCAGGCCCACCGTCCTTCACCGGGACTTGAAACCGGCCAACATCTTCCTGGACGTCAAGCACAATGTGAAGTTGGGCGACTTTGGCTTGGCCCGGATCCTCAACCACGACACCAGCTTCGCCAAGACGTTTGTCGGAACGCCGTACTATATGTCTCCT GAGCAAATGAACCAGATGTCATACAATGAAAAGTCTGATATCTGGTCACTGGGCTGTTTGTTGTACGAACTGTGTGCCCTATC GCCCCCCTTTACTGCCTACAACCAAAAAGAGTTGGCCGTCAAGATCCGAGAGGGCAAGTTCAACAGAATCCCGTATCGATACACCGAAGAAATAAACACCCTCCTCAAGAAAATGCTCAACCTCAAG GACTATCTGAGGCCATCTGTGGAATCCATCCTCCAGAGCAGCCTGCTGGCCGAAGCAGTCGGCGAAGAACAGAGGAAGGTAAAGCGACAGCTTCAGAGGCGGTCACCAGCCTCTGACGGTGCTCCCGAAAAGCCCGCAGAAGCATCACCGTCTGTCGCAGAGCTCAGGCTTCGAGAGCAGGCGCTGCAAGAGCGTGAAAAGGCGCTGCAAGAACGTGAGGAGATGCTGGAGC gaCGGGAATATGAGATGTGTGTCCGTGAACACCTTGCAGCCGAGAAACTATTAAG AGCGGAGAGTTTATTAAAGAATTTCCATGTGGAGCATCAGAGGGAGCAGACTCCCCTTCATAATAACGACATAG GTGTTTGGGAGCATTGCTCCCCGGGCAAGAGGAGGGTCCACTTTGCAGGCGCCAACAAGGAGAACAGTCAGCTGTATCATTCTGTGACGGTGCCGCCGCGGGACTACTTTGTCAGTCGACATGCTCAAATCCTGACTGACGTGGAAAAAGCCTGTCAGATCCTCGGCTTCCGCATCTGA